In the Posidoniimonas corsicana genome, one interval contains:
- a CDS encoding RNA polymerase sigma factor — MPNPFAEASDDDADDVELVRLASSGDRDALERLVLRHQAWVYNIAVRMVFYPQDAEEVTQEVLIKVVTRLSTFRSDSKFRTWLYRITANHVLNMKRRGAEKTPTTFSEYADAINGVPDLDLPDPQSVPVDVPLLVEETKVACTTGMLLCLDRRQRLIFTLGEVIGATDAVGGEVMEMTPANFRQCLARARRDLYQFMNHQCGLVNASNPCRCPKKTRGFIEAGHVDPHHLLFAAPLVRRVRDAAAGTAREIDGVADRSFAAIYRDHPFLEPTQQAGWLRRVLDLPEVRATLDLD, encoded by the coding sequence ATGCCGAATCCTTTTGCTGAGGCCTCGGACGATGACGCGGACGATGTCGAGCTGGTCCGCTTGGCCAGCAGCGGCGACCGCGACGCCCTCGAAAGGCTGGTGCTGCGGCATCAGGCCTGGGTCTACAACATCGCCGTCCGCATGGTGTTCTACCCGCAGGACGCCGAGGAGGTGACACAGGAAGTGCTGATCAAGGTCGTCACCCGGCTCAGCACGTTCCGCAGCGACAGCAAGTTCCGCACGTGGCTCTACCGCATCACAGCGAACCACGTGCTCAACATGAAACGCCGCGGCGCCGAGAAGACGCCGACCACGTTCTCCGAGTACGCGGACGCCATCAACGGCGTCCCCGACCTCGACCTGCCCGATCCCCAGAGTGTGCCGGTGGACGTGCCGCTCCTGGTCGAAGAAACCAAGGTCGCCTGCACCACGGGGATGCTGCTCTGCCTGGACCGGCGGCAGCGGCTGATCTTCACGCTCGGCGAAGTCATCGGCGCCACCGACGCCGTTGGCGGCGAAGTCATGGAGATGACGCCCGCCAATTTCCGTCAGTGCCTGGCCCGGGCGCGCCGGGACCTCTACCAGTTCATGAACCACCAGTGCGGGCTGGTGAACGCAAGCAACCCCTGCCGCTGCCCCAAGAAGACGCGGGGCTTCATCGAGGCGGGCCACGTCGACCCTCACCACCTGCTGTTCGCCGCGCCGCTCGTGCGGCGTGTCCGGGACGCCGCGGCGGGGACCGCCCGCGAGATCGACGGAGTCGCCGATCGGTCGTTCGCCGCCATCTACCGCGACCACCCGTTCCTCGAGCCCACGCAGCAGGCCGGCTGGCTCCGGCGGGTTCTCGATCTGCCGGAGGTTCGCGCGACACTCGACTTAGACTGA
- a CDS encoding glycoside hydrolase family 97 protein, translating to MTRVWSVFSVVFAGAALCAAADAFEARVSSPDGSVSVRFSLGKDGRPAYSVAADGRPLVLPSRLGFQPNLLDGFTRVGDSRCSVRESWEFQFGERRDIPDAYEGLTVELRHESGARLNVELRAYDEGAAVRYLFPVEQPDGVELRFDGEHTEFRLPAGAEAYEEHGTEGPYRLTPVSAIAPYCERPLTVALPGGGYAAVCEAGNTDYARMMLSPLAGVEGALVSALGGATTNTEAENQRHDPSVTMRPGQATPWRVLLVGKTPGELLENNYLLLNLSPPSRLSDTSWIKPGKVMRAGLTSDSGKQVIDFAKTAGLDYVHFDAGWYGPERARSSDATRVAPDRASELDLREVVQYGADRGVGVLVYVNQVALKRQLDDILPLYQDWGLKGIKYGFVPVGPQAETRWLTESFAQAAEHRLMINVHDGFRANGITRTYPNLMTVEGIRGNERMPTAEHNCTLPFTRYLCGVGDYTVCYYNNRIKTTHAHELAMAVVSFSPLQWIFWYDSPGHYRGEPEVEFFREVPTVWDETRVLEGEIGAYATIARRSGKQWFVGMINANQPRNASLPLDFLPPGAKFDATLYYDDPDAPTRTHVGLRRQQVTAGSTIDVELPVAGGAALWIRPTAGQ from the coding sequence ATGACGAGGGTTTGGTCGGTGTTCAGCGTGGTGTTCGCCGGCGCGGCGTTATGCGCCGCTGCGGACGCGTTCGAGGCTCGGGTGTCGTCGCCGGACGGGTCGGTGAGCGTCCGGTTCTCGCTCGGCAAGGACGGGCGCCCGGCCTACTCGGTCGCCGCGGACGGGCGGCCGCTGGTGCTCCCTTCGCGGCTGGGGTTCCAGCCCAACCTGCTGGACGGGTTCACGCGGGTGGGAGACTCCCGCTGCTCGGTGCGGGAGTCCTGGGAGTTCCAGTTCGGCGAGCGGCGCGACATCCCCGACGCGTACGAGGGGCTGACGGTCGAGCTCCGGCACGAGTCCGGCGCCAGGCTGAACGTGGAGCTCCGCGCCTACGACGAGGGCGCCGCGGTCCGCTACCTCTTCCCCGTCGAGCAGCCTGACGGCGTCGAGCTCCGGTTCGACGGCGAGCACACCGAGTTCCGCCTGCCCGCGGGCGCGGAGGCCTACGAGGAGCACGGCACCGAAGGGCCGTACCGGCTGACGCCGGTGTCGGCGATCGCGCCGTACTGCGAGCGGCCGCTGACGGTCGCGCTCCCGGGGGGCGGGTACGCGGCGGTTTGCGAGGCCGGCAACACCGACTACGCCCGGATGATGCTGTCGCCGCTCGCGGGAGTCGAGGGCGCGCTGGTCAGCGCCCTCGGCGGCGCGACCACCAACACCGAGGCCGAGAACCAGCGGCACGACCCTTCGGTCACGATGCGGCCCGGTCAGGCGACGCCCTGGCGGGTGCTCCTGGTGGGCAAGACGCCGGGCGAACTCCTCGAGAACAACTACCTGCTGCTCAACCTCAGCCCCCCCAGCCGGCTGTCGGACACGTCGTGGATCAAACCGGGCAAGGTGATGCGGGCGGGCCTCACCTCGGACAGCGGAAAGCAGGTGATCGACTTCGCCAAGACCGCCGGCCTGGACTACGTGCACTTCGACGCGGGCTGGTACGGGCCAGAGCGGGCCCGCAGCTCGGACGCGACCAGGGTCGCGCCCGACCGCGCCAGCGAGCTCGACCTTCGCGAGGTCGTCCAGTACGGCGCCGACCGCGGCGTGGGAGTGCTGGTGTACGTTAACCAGGTTGCGTTGAAGCGACAATTAGACGACATCCTCCCGCTGTACCAGGATTGGGGGCTCAAGGGGATCAAGTACGGGTTCGTCCCCGTGGGGCCGCAGGCGGAGACCCGGTGGTTGACCGAGTCGTTCGCGCAGGCGGCGGAGCACAGGCTGATGATCAACGTGCACGACGGCTTCCGCGCGAACGGGATCACCCGTACTTACCCGAACCTGATGACCGTCGAGGGCATCCGGGGCAACGAGCGGATGCCGACCGCGGAGCACAACTGCACGCTGCCCTTCACCCGCTACCTGTGCGGCGTCGGCGACTACACGGTCTGCTACTACAACAACCGCATCAAGACGACGCACGCACACGAGCTGGCGATGGCCGTGGTTTCGTTCAGCCCGCTGCAGTGGATCTTCTGGTACGACTCGCCGGGCCACTACCGTGGAGAGCCTGAGGTTGAGTTCTTCCGTGAGGTCCCGACCGTCTGGGACGAGACCCGTGTCCTGGAGGGGGAGATCGGCGCCTACGCCACCATCGCCCGGCGGAGCGGCAAGCAGTGGTTCGTCGGTATGATCAACGCCAACCAGCCCCGCAACGCTTCGCTGCCGCTGGACTTCCTGCCGCCAGGGGCGAAGTTCGACGCCACGCTCTACTACGACGACCCCGACGCCCCCACCAGGACACACGTCGGTCTGCGTCGGCAGCAGGTTACCGCCGGCTCCACGATTGACGTCGAACTCCCCGTCGCCGGTGGGGCCGCGCTCTGGATCCGGCCCACGGCCGGGCAGTAG
- a CDS encoding DUF1330 domain-containing protein, translated as MPAYIVFIREKTLDQSELETYWRKAPAAMEGQPIKPLAAYGRHVTLEGPDVEGVVVAEFPSLEEARDWYDSPAYQEAARHRFRGAVYRGLIVEGV; from the coding sequence ATGCCCGCTTACATCGTGTTCATTCGTGAGAAGACGCTAGACCAGTCGGAGCTGGAAACGTACTGGCGGAAGGCGCCCGCCGCGATGGAGGGCCAGCCGATCAAGCCGCTGGCCGCGTACGGCCGCCACGTGACGCTCGAGGGGCCGGACGTCGAGGGCGTTGTCGTCGCCGAGTTTCCTAGCCTGGAGGAGGCACGCGACTGGTACGACAGCCCCGCTTACCAGGAGGCGGCTCGGCACCGCTTCCGCGGCGCTGTGTACCGCGGCCTGATCGTGGAGGGGGTGTGA
- a CDS encoding SDR family NAD(P)-dependent oxidoreductase translates to MSQLSGRVALVTGASKGIGAAIAKRLASDGAAVAVNFRADRTGAEAVVKEIVEADGRAVAIQGDVSRSDDVERLMKEVADSFGPLDTVVNNAGVYRPMRIEEFTEDEFHREFNTNVLGPLAVIRASLDYFGAAGGSIINIGSGASQMCPPGYAIYAGSKSALDAATRVLAKELAPRGIRVNSVNPGATLSEGTKSAGLYGAGSEFEQQLVALTPLGRIGTPLDIAKVVAFLASDDSGWVTGEVILASGGLR, encoded by the coding sequence ATGTCGCAGCTGAGCGGCCGGGTAGCCCTCGTTACCGGCGCATCGAAGGGGATCGGGGCAGCAATCGCGAAACGCCTGGCGTCGGACGGGGCGGCGGTCGCCGTCAACTTCCGAGCGGATCGAACGGGCGCGGAAGCCGTGGTGAAAGAAATCGTCGAGGCCGACGGGCGCGCCGTGGCGATCCAAGGCGACGTTTCCAGGTCGGACGATGTCGAGCGGCTTATGAAGGAGGTCGCGGATTCCTTCGGCCCGCTCGACACCGTGGTGAACAACGCGGGCGTCTACCGACCGATGAGGATCGAAGAGTTCACCGAGGACGAGTTCCACCGCGAGTTCAACACCAACGTGCTCGGCCCACTGGCGGTGATCCGAGCGTCGCTGGACTACTTCGGCGCCGCCGGCGGCAGCATCATCAACATCGGCTCGGGCGCGTCGCAGATGTGCCCGCCCGGCTACGCGATCTACGCGGGTAGCAAGAGCGCCCTCGACGCCGCGACCAGGGTGCTCGCCAAAGAGCTGGCCCCCCGCGGGATCCGGGTCAACTCGGTGAACCCGGGCGCTACGCTGAGCGAGGGGACCAAGTCGGCGGGGTTGTACGGCGCCGGCAGCGAGTTCGAACAGCAGCTGGTCGCCTTAACCCCGCTCGGCCGCATCGGGACGCCGCTGGATATCGCCAAGGTGGTCGCCTTCCTGGCGTCCGACGACTCCGGCTGGGTCACGGGCGAGGTGATCCTGGCGTCGGGCGGCCTGCGGTAG